Proteins co-encoded in one Paracrocinitomix mangrovi genomic window:
- a CDS encoding T9SS type A sorting domain-containing protein, translating to MKKLALTFTLLAGITASAQSPEAFAIEIEPFTITNAPGVHSFSWGKTSDNYWVILGGRVDGLHQRQPFAAFLEQDNNKKVYVIDPVGEQSWEADLSGLSAGIFEQLQSTNQNFYQIDTTLYITGGYGYSTTNADHITYSNLTAVDLNGLADSVMQGGDITTFFRQITDSRVKVTGGYLGYANSKFYLVGGQLFDGAYNPMGPDHGPGFVQEYTSAIKEFDIDDDGVNMSIINYDEVVDTINLHRRDYNMVKQIFPNGSIGYTAFSGVFDYNDMPYLNTVDVEGTTYTVNNTFSQYLSQYHSAKVPFYDSSAQAMHTIFFGGMSQFHYDTTGTLVEDTEVPFVKTISKVTRLSDGSMSEYALGYVQMPALLGSGAEFIPTGDYLIDNDIIDINAIPQAKTLIGYVYGGIESTAENIFFINDGSQSSASTTIFKVYVNKAIAGNEEFVTQNLDVYSNNIYPNPAKKEVTIEYVIPKNGTSNISIMDTSGKVVLNLGDENLEAGNYSTMIDVSELSKGNYIVRLYNGSSYVYYKLIKK from the coding sequence ATGAAAAAGCTCGCTCTAACTTTTACGCTTTTGGCCGGAATTACTGCTAGTGCACAATCGCCAGAAGCTTTTGCCATAGAAATTGAACCATTTACGATTACAAACGCCCCTGGTGTTCATTCGTTTAGCTGGGGTAAAACTTCAGATAATTACTGGGTGATTTTAGGAGGAAGAGTGGATGGACTTCACCAAAGACAACCGTTTGCTGCTTTTTTAGAACAAGACAACAACAAGAAAGTTTATGTGATTGATCCTGTGGGTGAGCAAAGTTGGGAAGCGGACTTATCTGGTTTAAGCGCTGGAATATTTGAACAACTTCAAAGTACAAATCAAAATTTTTATCAGATAGATACAACCTTGTACATTACAGGTGGATACGGTTATAGTACGACAAATGCAGATCACATCACCTATTCTAATTTAACTGCTGTAGACTTAAATGGTTTGGCAGATTCTGTGATGCAAGGAGGAGATATTACCACTTTCTTTAGACAAATTACTGATTCAAGAGTAAAAGTAACAGGTGGATATTTAGGATATGCCAATTCAAAGTTTTATCTAGTGGGAGGTCAATTGTTTGATGGTGCCTATAATCCAATGGGACCTGATCATGGACCTGGTTTTGTACAGGAATATACAAGTGCGATTAAAGAGTTTGATATTGATGATGATGGTGTGAATATGTCCATTATTAACTATGATGAAGTCGTGGACACCATTAATCTTCACAGAAGAGATTATAACATGGTAAAACAAATTTTCCCTAATGGATCAATTGGCTATACGGCATTTTCAGGAGTTTTTGATTACAATGATATGCCTTATTTGAACACGGTAGACGTAGAAGGAACTACTTACACTGTTAACAACACATTTAGCCAGTACTTGAGTCAGTACCACTCAGCAAAGGTTCCATTTTATGACAGTTCTGCTCAGGCTATGCATACTATCTTTTTTGGAGGAATGAGTCAATTCCATTATGATACAACAGGAACATTGGTAGAGGATACTGAAGTTCCATTTGTTAAAACAATTAGTAAGGTTACCAGATTATCTGATGGAAGCATGAGTGAATATGCTTTAGGTTATGTTCAGATGCCTGCATTGTTGGGTTCTGGAGCAGAATTTATTCCAACAGGAGATTATTTGATTGACAATGATATTATAGATATCAATGCAATCCCTCAAGCGAAGACACTTATTGGATATGTATATGGAGGAATTGAAAGTACTGCAGAAAACATCTTTTTTATTAATGATGGATCTCAAAGTAGTGCCAGTACTACAATTTTCAAAGTATATGTAAACAAAGCAATTGCAGGTAATGAAGAATTTGTGACACAAAATTTAGATGTGTACAGTAATAATATCTATCCAAATCCTGCTAAAAAAGAGGTAACAATTGAATACGTGATTCCTAAAAATGGAACTTCAAATATTTCAATCATGGATACTTCTGGTAAAGTTGTATTGAATTTGGGGGATGAAAATTTGGAAGCAGGAAATTATTCTACAATGATTGATGTTTCTGAATTGTCTAAAGGAAATTACATTGTAAGATTATACAATGGCTCTTCTTACGTATACTATAAATTAATCAAGAAATAG
- the mgtE gene encoding magnesium transporter, whose product MKVELTKEFLDRVQLMVENQDAVGIEKELNLLHPADIADLMESLSIAEAKYIFENLNDEITAEVLIEFDEDYRIKFMKLMSTEEIVDQIDNLETDDAADILGELEDDEKDEIISQLEDKEHASEIIDLLNYEGDTAGGLMNKEYFQTKANWKIERCVIELRKQAENIEKVYSIYVVDDDGILLGILSLKSLLFAEPKTQIEDIYIRDKVHYVKVHEKAEVVAEIMEKYDLVSLPVVDRQHKLVGRITIDDVVDVIMEEAEKDFQMASGISENLEASSTVFKNTRSRLPWILIGLAGGVAASQIIRGYESQIDLNPALAFFIPLIVATAGNVGVQSSAIIVQGLASKDFQFQSLFKQVGKETLVGMMVGFICSVIIFGVNYTFNGDILLGTTISISLFVVVVIAAVLGALVPLLLDRIKIDPALATGPFITTANDIIGLSIYFMVAYFVYM is encoded by the coding sequence GTGAAAGTAGAATTGACAAAAGAATTTCTAGATCGCGTTCAACTAATGGTTGAAAACCAGGATGCTGTTGGGATTGAGAAAGAACTCAATTTGCTTCACCCTGCAGATATTGCTGATTTAATGGAGTCATTGTCCATTGCAGAGGCCAAATATATTTTTGAGAACCTCAATGATGAAATCACCGCAGAAGTATTAATTGAATTTGATGAGGATTACCGAATCAAATTCATGAAATTGATGTCTACAGAAGAGATTGTTGATCAAATTGACAATCTGGAAACTGATGATGCTGCCGATATCCTTGGTGAATTAGAAGATGACGAAAAAGATGAGATTATATCTCAACTTGAAGATAAAGAGCACGCTTCTGAGATTATCGACCTTTTAAACTATGAGGGAGATACAGCCGGGGGATTGATGAATAAAGAATATTTTCAGACCAAAGCTAATTGGAAAATAGAGCGTTGTGTCATTGAATTGCGAAAGCAAGCTGAAAATATAGAGAAAGTTTACAGTATTTATGTAGTTGATGACGACGGAATTCTATTGGGGATTTTGTCTCTGAAAAGTTTACTTTTTGCTGAACCTAAAACACAAATTGAAGACATTTATATCCGTGATAAAGTTCATTATGTAAAAGTTCATGAGAAAGCTGAAGTTGTAGCTGAAATCATGGAGAAGTATGACCTTGTTTCTCTTCCTGTAGTTGATAGACAGCATAAGCTAGTGGGTAGAATTACCATTGATGATGTTGTTGACGTTATCATGGAAGAAGCAGAAAAAGATTTCCAAATGGCTTCAGGTATCTCTGAAAACTTGGAAGCTTCTTCTACGGTTTTTAAAAATACTCGATCAAGGTTACCATGGATATTGATAGGATTAGCAGGAGGGGTTGCAGCATCTCAAATAATTAGAGGGTATGAATCTCAAATTGACTTAAATCCGGCATTGGCATTTTTTATTCCGCTAATTGTAGCAACAGCAGGTAATGTAGGTGTACAATCTTCAGCTATTATCGTACAAGGATTGGCTTCAAAAGATTTTCAATTTCAAAGTTTGTTTAAGCAAGTTGGAAAAGAAACCTTGGTAGGAATGATGGTAGGATTTATTTGTTCTGTTATCATTTTTGGAGTCAATTACACTTTTAATGGGGACATTTTATTGGGAACTACAATTTCTATTTCACTTTTTGTTGTTGTTGTGATTGCTGCTGTTCTTGGTGCATTGGTTCCACTTCTATTGGATCGAATAAAGATTGATCCTGCACTTGCTACAGGTCCCTTTATAACAACGGCCAATGACATTATTGGTTTATCAATCTATTTCATGGTTGCTTATTTTGTGTATATGTGA